One Megamonas hypermegale genomic window carries:
- a CDS encoding helix-turn-helix domain-containing protein: MTKYSNEFKVKAIKMVLKGDSIYHVAKILNMPNTASLRRWIFHYENGGISQLLHKNRKYTPIFKQKVIEYKWLHHLSLNQTAAKFSIPNTGTISTWEKLYRSYGFSGLLAKKRGRPSMKKSKSKNKVNKPKKELSYVEQLEQENYQLRMENDLLKKWHALMKQWEKEGRH; this comes from the coding sequence ATGACTAAATACTCAAATGAATTTAAAGTTAAAGCAATTAAAATGGTTTTAAAAGGAGATTCTATTTATCATGTAGCTAAAATTCTAAACATGCCAAATACAGCTTCTCTTCGCAGATGGATATTTCATTATGAAAATGGTGGCATTTCACAACTTCTTCATAAAAATCGTAAATATACTCCTATCTTTAAGCAAAAAGTTATTGAATATAAATGGCTACATCATTTATCATTAAATCAAACAGCAGCCAAATTTTCCATTCCTAATACTGGTACAATTTCTACATGGGAAAAGTTGTATCGTTCTTATGGATTTTCTGGTTTGCTTGCTAAGAAACGAGGTAGACCATCTATGAAAAAATCTAAATCTAAAAATAAGGTTAACAAACCTAAAAAAGAACTTTCTTATGTTGAACAATTGGAACAAGAAAATTATCAATTAAGGATGGAAAATGACCTATTAAAAAAGTGGCATGCCTTAATGAAGCAATGGGAAAAGGAAGGAAGACACTAG
- a CDS encoding IS3 family transposase (programmed frameshift) yields the protein MTKYSNEFKVKAIKMVLKGDSISHVSKILNMPNTASLRRWIFHYENGGISQLLHKNRKYTPIFKQKVIEYKWLHHLSLNQTAAKFSIPNTGTISTWEKLYSSYGFSGLISKKRGRPSMKKSKNKLNKPKKELSYVEQLEQEVYQLRMENDLLKKWHALMKQWEKEKTLVLVIAKLRKKYTLKALLNYTKLAKSTYYDALKKLSKEDKYKGLKTLIHNICNKNHGRYGYRRVTLQLHKQGIKVNHKVVMRLMKEENLTCKVRAKKYKSYRGQEGKIAKNILNRNFKAEKPNEKWATDVTEFALCNEKIYLSPIIDLYNGEIISYKISKRPILKQVLDMVKDATRKIKETKGIILHSDQGWQYQNRRYQELLKEKGIIQSMSRKGNCLDNAVIENFFGLLKSELFYLKKFKSVEDFIKELKSYIKYYNTKRIKIKLKGLSPVEYRTKSQLIA from the exons ATGACTAAATACTCAAATGAATTTAAAGTTAAAGCAATTAAAATGGTTTTAAAAGGAGATTCTATTTCTCATGTATCTAAAATTCTAAACATGCCAAACACAGCTTCTCTTCGTAGATGGATATTTCATTATGAAAATGGTGGCATCTCACAACTTCTTCATAAAAATCGTAAATATACTCCTATCTTTAAGCAAAAAGTTATTGAATATAAATGGCTACATCATTTATCATTAAATCAAACAGCAGCCAAATTTTCCATTCCTAATACTGGTACAATTTCTACATGGGAAAAGTTGTATAGTTCTTATGGATTTTCTGGCTTAATTTCTAAGAAACGAGGTAGACCATCTATGAAAAAATCTAAAAACAAACTTAACAAACCTAAAAAAGAACTTTCTTATGTTGAACAATTGGAACAAGAAGTTTATCAATTAAGGATGGAAAATGACTTATTAAAAAAGTGGCATGCCTTAATGAAGCAATGGGAAAAGGAA AAGACACTAGTTTTAGTAATTGCTAAATTAAGGAAAAAATATACTCTAAAAGCCCTATTAAACTATACAAAATTAGCTAAAAGCACATATTATGATGCATTAAAAAAATTATCAAAAGAAGACAAATATAAAGGATTAAAAACATTAATTCATAATATTTGTAATAAAAATCATGGAAGATATGGATATAGAAGAGTAACTTTGCAGCTGCATAAACAAGGAATAAAAGTCAATCATAAAGTAGTTATGAGATTAATGAAAGAAGAAAATTTAACATGCAAAGTAAGAGCAAAGAAATATAAATCGTATAGAGGGCAAGAAGGGAAAATAGCTAAAAATATATTAAATAGAAATTTCAAAGCAGAAAAACCAAACGAAAAATGGGCAACAGATGTAACAGAATTTGCATTATGTAATGAAAAAATATATTTATCACCAATAATAGATTTATATAACGGAGAAATAATAAGTTATAAAATATCGAAAAGACCAATACTAAAGCAAGTATTAGATATGGTAAAAGATGCAACAAGAAAGATAAAAGAAACAAAAGGAATAATTCTACATTCAGACCAAGGATGGCAGTATCAGAATAGAAGATATCAGGAGTTATTAAAAGAAAAAGGCATTATCCAAAGCATGAGCCGAAAAGGAAATTGCTTAGATAATGCCGTAATAGAAAATTTCTTTGGTTTGCTAAAAAGCGAATTGTTTTATTTAAAAAAATTTAAATCCGTTGAAGATTTTATAAAAGAGTTAAAATCTTATATAAAATATTATAATACAAAACGGATAAAGATAAAACTAAAAGGACTTAGTCCCGTAGAATACAGAACTAAGTCTCAATTAATAGCTTAA
- a CDS encoding IS3 family transposase, translating to MGKGRKTLVLVIAKLRKKYTLKALLNYTKLAKSTYYDALKKLSKEDKYKGLKTLIHNICNKNHGRYGYRRVTLQLHKQGIKVNHKVVMRLMKEENLTCKVRAKKYKSYRGQEGKIAKNILNRNFKASKPNEKWATDVTEFALCNEKIYLSPIIDLYNGEIISYKISKRPILKQVLDMVEDATRKIKETKGIILHSDQGWQYQNRRYQKLLKEKGIIQSMSRKGNCLDNAVIENFFGLLKSELFYLKKFKSVEYFIKELKSYIKYYNTKRIKIKLKGLSPVEYRTKSQLVA from the coding sequence ATGGGAAAAGGAAGGAAGACACTAGTTTTAGTAATTGCTAAATTAAGGAAAAAATATACTCTAAAAGCCCTATTAAACTATACAAAATTAGCTAAAAGCACATATTATGATGCATTAAAAAAATTATCAAAAGAAGACAAATATAAAGGATTAAAAACATTAATTCATAATATTTGTAATAAAAATCATGGAAGATATGGATATAGAAGAGTAACTTTGCAGCTGCATAAACAAGGAATAAAAGTCAATCATAAAGTAGTTATGAGATTGATGAAAGAAGAAAATTTAACATGTAAAGTAAGAGCAAAGAAATATAAATCATATAGAGGGCAAGAAGGGAAAATAGCCAAAAATATATTAAATAGAAATTTCAAAGCATCAAAACCAAACGAAAAATGGGCAACAGATGTAACAGAATTTGCATTATGTAATGAAAAAATATATTTATCACCAATAATAGATTTATATAACGGAGAAATAATAAGTTATAAAATATCGAAAAGACCAATACTAAAGCAAGTATTAGATATGGTAGAAGATGCAACAAGAAAGATAAAAGAAACAAAAGGAATAATTCTACATTCAGACCAAGGATGGCAGTATCAGAATAGAAGATATCAGAAGTTATTAAAAGAAAAAGGCATTATCCAAAGCATGAGCCGAAAAGGAAATTGCTTAGATAATGCCGTAATAGAAAATTTCTTTGGTTTGCTAAAAAGCGAATTATTCTATTTAAAAAAATTTAAATCCGTTGAATATTTTATAAAAGAGTTAAAATCTTATATAAAATATTATAATACAAAACGGATAAAGATAAAACTAAAAGGACTTAGTCCCGTAGAATACAGAACTAAGTCTCAATTAGTAGCTTAA
- a CDS encoding amidase domain-containing protein yields the protein MINNIPCIFKCRETKCNRLQRKSGRCSADVLDRKIVVEYALNYALVPNIGSEDDFWFFVQDGTNFVSQCWYTGGIKQNSGWHWQNRKHHTKSWTDMKKFVQYMTKYSAYYSDNNKPVARICRDKNSVRMGDLIQFRNNADIWYKLAIITEIKNSEIYYVQHSPNCLEHRLSEDNAKEIRFICAKN from the coding sequence ATAATTAATAATATACCATGTATTTTCAAATGCAGAGAAACTAAATGTAATCGGTTACAAAGAAAATCTGGGAGGTGCAGTGCCGATGTATTAGATAGAAAAATAGTAGTGGAATATGCGTTGAATTATGCTCTTGTACCCAATATCGGTTCAGAAGATGATTTCTGGTTTTTCGTGCAGGACGGTACAAATTTTGTATCGCAATGCTGGTATACGGGCGGAATTAAACAAAACAGCGGTTGGCACTGGCAAAATCGCAAACACCATACAAAGTCATGGACAGATATGAAAAAGTTTGTGCAATATATGACAAAATATTCAGCTTATTATTCTGATAATAATAAACCTGTTGCCCGGATTTGTCGAGATAAAAATTCAGTCCGAATGGGAGATTTAATTCAGTTCAGAAATAATGCTGATATTTGGTATAAATTGGCAATTATCACTGAAATAAAAAACAGCGAGATATATTATGTACAGCATAGCCCAAATTGTTTGGAACATAGATTGAGTGAAGACAATGCAAAAGAAATTCGCTTTATCTGTGCAAAAAATTGA